From one Rhodoferax sp. PAMC 29310 genomic stretch:
- the pbpG gene encoding D-alanyl-D-alanine endopeptidase → MSHLNLISSGRFLRQVALITGLSVFFFAMTAPAAYAATSKRAVSKTIKSVKSKAAVKRTVRKGAVSSKRVVSKEAVTALAPSSVGHQTGLQSSADLLNLKSSVALVIDQNTNEVLFSKNDKAVLPIASLTKLMTGLVISGAHLPMDELIEITQDDVDTEKGSSSRLRVGTVLSRGELLHLALMSSENRAANALGRSFPGGPSVFVKLMNDKARSLGMLSTAYVEPTGLSSKNQSSAHDLVKLVDVAYGDPMLREFSTSPGYQVAVGKRTLQYNNTNRLVKNPSWDIGLQKTGYISEAGRCLVMQTKVAGRNLIMVFLDSAGKLSRLGDAERVRSWVESIH, encoded by the coding sequence ATGTCCCATCTAAATTTGATTTCATCTGGACGATTTCTCCGCCAGGTTGCCTTGATCACGGGCTTGTCAGTTTTCTTCTTCGCTATGACTGCGCCTGCAGCCTATGCAGCGACGAGCAAACGAGCGGTTTCCAAAACCATAAAATCGGTCAAATCCAAAGCAGCTGTCAAGCGGACAGTTCGTAAAGGCGCGGTTTCCAGCAAGCGAGTGGTTTCGAAAGAGGCCGTAACCGCACTGGCACCGTCCTCTGTTGGTCATCAAACTGGCTTGCAAAGTTCGGCAGACTTGCTGAACCTCAAATCCAGCGTTGCGCTCGTGATTGATCAAAACACAAATGAAGTCTTGTTTAGCAAGAACGACAAGGCTGTCCTGCCCATCGCGTCGCTAACCAAGCTGATGACTGGGCTGGTGATCAGTGGCGCGCATCTGCCCATGGATGAGCTGATTGAGATTACACAGGACGACGTTGATACGGAAAAAGGCAGTTCGTCTCGACTAAGAGTTGGGACTGTGTTGAGTCGGGGGGAGTTGCTTCATCTTGCGCTGATGTCTAGTGAGAATCGGGCAGCCAATGCACTTGGGCGCAGTTTTCCTGGGGGCCCGTCCGTATTCGTAAAGTTGATGAACGACAAGGCAAGATCGCTTGGCATGTTGAGTACAGCCTATGTTGAGCCAACAGGCCTGTCGAGCAAGAACCAGTCCAGCGCGCATGATTTGGTCAAATTGGTTGATGTGGCCTATGGCGACCCGATGCTCAGGGAGTTTTCGACATCTCCAGGGTATCAAGTGGCCGTGGGAAAGCGGACGCTTCAGTACAACAACACCAACCGCTTGGTCAAGAACCCATCCTGGGACATTGGTCTGCAAAAAACCGGCTACATCTCTGAGGCTGGGCGCTGCCTCGTCATGCAAACCAAGGTGGCTGGGCGCAATTTGATTATGGTTTTTCTGGATTCAGCAGGTAAGCTCAGCCGTTTGGGTGATGCCGAGCGAGTCCGGAGCTGGGTCGAATCAATCCATTAA